A window of Theropithecus gelada isolate Dixy chromosome 14, Tgel_1.0, whole genome shotgun sequence contains these coding sequences:
- the LOC112607147 gene encoding olfactory receptor 5M1 yields the protein MFSSNHTILTEFILLGLTDDPVLEKILFGVFLVIYLITLAGNLCMILLIRTNSHLQTPMYFFLGHLSFVDICYSSNVTPNMLHNFLSEQKTISYAGCFTQCLLFIALVITEFYILASMALDRYVAICSPLHYSSRMSKNICICLVIVPYMYGFLSGFSQSLLTFHLSFCGSLEINHFYCADPPLIMLACSDTHVKKMAMFIAAGFTLSSSLFIILLSYLFIFAAILRIRSAEGRHKAFSTCASHLMTVTLFYGTLFCMYIRPPSEKSVEESKIIAVFYSFLSPMLNPLIYSLRNKDVILAMQQMIRGKSFRKVAG from the coding sequence ATGTTCTCCTCAAACCACACAATACTGACAGAATTCATTCTCTTGGGACTGACAGATGACCCAGTGCTAGAGAAGATCCTGTTTGGGGTGTTCCTGGTCATCTACCTAATCACGCTGGCAGGCAACCTGTGCATGATCCTGCTGATCAGGACCAATTCCCACCTGCAAACCCCCATGTATTTCTTCCTTGGCCACCTCTCCTTTGTAGACATTTGTTATTCTTCCAATGTTACTCCAAATATGCTGCACAATTTCCTCTCAGAACAGAAGACCATCTCCTACGCTGGATGCTTCACACAGTGTCTTCTCTTCATCGCCCTGGTGATCACTGAGTTTTATATCCTTGCTTCAATGGCACTGGATCGCTATGTAGCCATTTGCAGCCCTTTACATTACAGTTCCAGGATGTCCAAGAACATCTGTATCTGTCTGGTCATTGTCCCTTACATGTATGGGTTTCTGAGTGGGTTCTCTCAGTCACTGTTGACCTTTCACTTATCTTTCTGTGGCTCCCTTGAAATCAATCATTTCTACTGTGCTGATCCTCCTCTTATAATGCTGGCCTGCTCTGACACCCATGTCAAAAAGATGGCAATGTTTATAGCTGCAGGCTTTACTCTCTCAAGCTCTCTATTCATCATTCTTCTGtcctatcttttcatttttgcagCGATCTTGAGGATCCGTTCTGCTGAAGGCAGGCACAAAGCCTTTTCTACATGTGCTTCCCACCTGATGACAGTTACTTTGTTTTATGGAACCCTTTTCTGCATGTACATAAGGCCTCCATCAGAGAAGTCTGTAGAGGAGTCCAAAATAATTGCAgtcttttatagttttttgagCCCAATGCTGAACCCATTGATCTATAGCCTAAGGAACAAAGATGTAATTCTTGCCATGCAACAAATGATTAGGGGAAAATCCTTTCGTAAAGTTGCAGGTTAG
- the LOC112607211 gene encoding olfactory receptor 1030-like, with protein sequence MSRRNYTEVREFVLLGLTSCPELRVAFFALFLFVYIVTVVGNLGIIILIKVDSRLHTPMYFFLSSLSILDLCFSTNVTPKMLENFFSEKKTISYAGCLVQCYVVIAVVLTEHCMLAVMAYDRYMAICNPLLYSSKMSQSVCVRLVIVPYVYGFLLSVMETLRTYNLSFCGANEINHFYCADPPLIKLACSDTYSKELSMYIVAGYSNVQSLLIILTSYMFILVAILRSRSAEGRKKAFSTCGSHLTVVTIFYGTLFCMHLRRPTEESVEQGKMVAVFYTTVIPMLNPMIYGLRNKDVKQAFKKAIGKQTLGE encoded by the coding sequence ATGTCCAGAAGAAACTATACTGAAGTGAGAGAATTTGTTCTCTTGGGTCTAACAAGCTGTCCAGAGCTGCGAGTTGCCTTCTTTGCGCTGTTCCTTTTTGTCTACATAGTCACTGTGGTAGGAAACTTGgggataattattttaatcaaagTTGATTCTCGACTTCACACTCCCATGTacttttttctctccagtttgtCCATTCTAGATCTGTGTTTCTCCACAAATGTcactcccaaaatgctagaaaatTTCTTTTCGGAGAAGAAGACTATTTCCTACGCAGGTTGTTTGGTGCAGTGCTATGTTGTCATTGCTGTGGTCCTTACAGAGCACTGCATGTTGGCAGTCATGGCATATGACCGCTACATGGCCATCTGTAATCCATTGCTCTACAGTAGCAAAATGTCCCAAAGTGTTTGTGTCCGCCTGGTCATTGTCCCTTATGTGTATGGTTTTCTTCTTAGCGTGATGGAAACTTTAAGGACCTACAACCTCTCCTTCTGTGGTGCTAATGAAATCAACCATTTCTACTGTGCTGATCCTCCTCTTATCAAACTGGCATGCTCTGACACATACAGCAAGGAGCTGTCCATGTACATAGTAGCTGGCTACAGCAACGTCCAGTCCCTTCTCATCATTCTCACATCCTACATGTTCATCCTTGTCGCTATCCTCAGAAGCCGTTctgcagagggaaggaaaaaagctTTTTCCACATGTGGCTCCCACCTGACAGTTGTCACAATCTTCTATGGAACCCTCTTCTGCATGCATTTGAGACGCCCCACAGAGGAGTCCGTGGAGCAGGGGAAAATGGTGGCTGTGTTTTACACCACAGTGATACCCATGCTGAACCCCATGATCTATGGCCTCAGGAACAAGGATGTGAAACAGgcatttaaaaaagcaatagGAAAACAAACATTGGGAGAATAA
- the LOC112607078 gene encoding olfactory receptor 5M3-like, with amino-acid sequence MLNFTDVTEFILLGLTSRPELQQLFFVIFLLVYFITLVGNIGMIILIRVSPQLNSPMYFFLGHLSFADVWFSSNVTPKMLENLVSETKTISYPGCIVQCFFFIAFVHVEVFILAVMAFDRYMAIGNPLLYGSRMSRTVCIRLISFPYIYGFFISLISTLWTHGLYFCGNIEINHFYCADPALIKMACAGTLIKEYTMRTLAGLNFSYSLLVIIISYIFILIAILRMRSAEGRKKAFSTCGSHLTAVTIFYGTLFFMYLRSPTEESVEQGKMVVVFYTTVIPMLNPMIYSLRNKDVKEAMSKAMSRAFLNK; translated from the coding sequence ATGCTCAATTTCACTGATGTAACAGAATTCATTCTTTTGGGATTAACTAGTCGTCCTGAATTACAGCAACTTTTCTTTGTGATATTCCTGCTGGTCTACTTTATCACCCTGGTTGGGAACATTGGCATGATCATATTAATCAGGGTCAGTCCCCAGCTCAACAGCCCCATGTACTTTTTCCTTGGTCACCTGTCTTTTGCAGATGTGTGGTTCTCCTCTAACGTCACTCCTAAAATGTTGGAAAATTTGGTATCTGAGACCAAAACAATTTCCTATCCTGGATGTATAGTGCAgtgttttttcttcattgcttttgtCCATGTAGAAGTCTTCATTCTTGCTGTGATGGCCTTCGATAGATACATGGCGATTGGAAACCCTCTACTTTATGGCAGCAGAATGTCAAGAACTGTCTGTATTCGACTGATTTCTTTCCCTTACATATACGGCTTCTTTATCAGTTTGATCTCAACACTGTGGACCCATggtttgtacttctgtgggaaCATCGAGATCAACCACTTCTACTGTGCAGACCCAGCTCTCATCAAAATGGCCTGTGCAGGGACTTTGATTAAAGAATACACTATGCGCACATTGGCAGGTCTCAACTTTTCTTATTCCTTACTGGTCATTATTATCTCCTACATTTTCATCCTCATTGCCATCTTAAGGATGCGTTCagcagaagggagaaagaaagctTTCTCCACGTGTGGGTCCCACTTGACAGCTGTCACCATATTTTATGGAACACTCTTCTTTATGTACCTTAGAAGCCCAACTGAGGAGTCGGTGGAGCAGGGGAAAATGGTGGTGGTTTTCTACACCACAGTCATTCCTATGTTGAACCCCATGATTTACAGTCTCAGGAACAAAGACGTAAAGGAGGCCATGAGCAAAGCGATGAGtagagcatttttaaataaataa